CCAGCTCGAAAGCCTGCACTCCGAGCAGCCGGTGTGCTGGATGCTGCTGGGTTACGCGATCAGCTACAGTTCGTTCTTTGTTGGCCGCCAGGTGCTCTACAAGGAAGTCAGTTGCCGCGGATGCGGCGATTCCCAATGCCGGATCGTCGGCAAGCCGGTGGAACAATGGGAGGACGCAGAGACCTTCCTGCGCTACTTCCAGAGCGACCCGATCATCGATGAACTGCAGACTCTGCAGGTGCAGGTGGCGAATCTGCGCCAGCGCCTGCAGCAGGAAGCCGGGCAGTTCTACGGCATCGGCCAGGCAGCGGTGTACCGCCGCTGCTGCGCGCTGATCGACAAGGTCGCGCCGGGCAAGGCCTCGGTACTGTTGCTGGGCGAAACCGGAGTCGGCAAGGAGGTCATCGCCCGCAGCCTGCACCTGCGCAGCGAGCGCGCCGGCGGACCCTTCGTCGCGCTGAACTGCGCGACCATCCCGCCAGACCTGATCGAGGCCGAGCTGTTCGGCGTCGAGAAAGGCGCCTACACCGGCGCCCAGCAGTCGCGCATGGGCCGTTTCGAACGCGCGCATGGCGGCACCCTGTTCCTCGACGAGATCGTCGAACTCACGCCGCGCGCCCAGGCCAGCCTGTTGCGCGTGCTGCAGGAAAGCGAGCTGGAACGCGTGGGAGACACGCGCACCCGGCAGATCGACGTGCGGGTGATCGCCGCCACCCACGAAAACCTGGAGCAAGCGGTCAAGCAGGGACGATTCCGCGCGGACCTGTTCTATCGGCTGAACGTCTTCCCGGTGCATATTCCCGCCCTGCGCGAGCGCCGCGAGGACATCCCGCTGCTGATCGAACACTTCCTCCAGCGCCTGCACGAAAGCTACGGCAAGAAGACCCTGGGCCTCAGCGACCGGGCCCTGGAGGCCTGCCTCAACCACGACTGGCCGGGCAATATCCGCGAACTGGAAAACCTCATGGAGCGAGGCGTCATCATCACCGATGAGAACCAGAGCATCGGTCTGGACGCCCTCTTCCCCCACGCAGCGGCACCCACCGAAAGCATCGGCCTGGGCAGCGACGGACGCCTGGTGGCGGCCAGCGAGCAGAGTGCGCCGGACTGGATCGCACAGATCATCGACAGCGGAATCCGCCTCGAAGCCGTCGAGGAAGCCCTTATGCAGGAAGCCATGACGCGCTGCCGGCAGAACGTCTCGGAAGCTGCCCGCCTGCTCGGCATGACCCGCCCTGCCCTGGCCTACCGACTGAAGAAGTCATCGGGTGAAAGCGCAGCCGACTCATCTTGAGCATTTGCGCAATCGACCGGCCCGGCTTGATCAAATGATCGAGGACGGGCCGGCCGATCCGCCAGCCTAAAACAAAAATTCCTTATATTTCAGTCTCATAAAAAAGTGGCACTACCTTTGCTCACCGGTCTGTCACCGATAACAACAACGACCGATGAGGTGCCCCATGACTGTAAGAATTTCCCACTCTGCCGAAGTCCGCAGCTTCTTCGAACACGCCGCCGGCCTCACCCATGACCAGGGCAACCCGCGCCTGAAGCAGATCGTCCTGCGCATCCTGCAGGACAGCGCCAAACTGATCGAGGACCTTGCCATCAGCGACGACGAGTTCTGGACCGCCGTCGACTATCTCAACCGTCTCGGCGCACGTGGCGAAGCCGGGCTGCTGGTGGCGGGCCTGGGCATAGAGCATTTCCTCGACCTCCTCAGCGACGCCCGAGACCAGTTGACGGGGCGTACCGGCGGCACCCCACGCACTATCGAAGGCCCACTGTACGTGGCAGGTGCGCCACTGTGCGAAGGCGAAGCACGGCTGGACGACGGGCTCGATCCGGGCACGCCGATGCTGCTGCAGGGCAAGGTGCTGGACCTCGACGGCCAGCCGATTGCCGGCGCCATCGTCGATGTCTGGCACGCCAACACCCGGGGGTTGTACTCCTACTTCGACCCGAGCCAGTCGGAGTACAACCTGCGCCGGCGCATTCGTACCGACGCCCAGGGGCGCTACCGCGCGCGCAGCATCGTGCCCAGCGGCTATGGCTGCCCCGCCGACGGTCCGACCCAGCAGTGCCTTGATCAGTTGGGCCGCCACGGCCAGCGTCCGGCACACATCCACTTCTTCATCTCGGCGCCGGGCCACCGCCATCTCACCACGCAGATCAACCTCTCGGGCGACCAATACCTGTGGGACGACTTCGCCTATGCCACTCGCGACGGCCTGATCGGCGAGGTGACCTTCGCTGAAGATGGAGCCCACGGCATTGCAGGCCGTATCGCCGAGCTCAACTTCGACTTCCGACTGCAGCAGGCCACGAGCAGTGACGACGAGCAGCGCAGCCTGCGCCCGCGAGCGCTGCAGGACCATTGAGCGGCCCGGCAAGTGATCCGTTCAGGGCGACGCGCTGGACGGACGGCAGACGCTTGGGTTCCAGCGGCAACGCCATCGACACCGCGACGAGGAAAGGGCGAAATCAATGAACGGTCGCGGCCAACGATAGAATTGACTGGCACCGCTGATTTACTGGCGCCGGGCAGCACAACGGCGATTCGCCGAACCTCCGCGGAGGTTGGCAGGCGCTGTCTCGGGCCGCTGCAGAACGGTCCAATGGAAGGCGCGGCCCGTCTTGTGGGGGATCTGCCTGACGGACAAACACCGAGCCAAAGGCGCGATTACAGATGGAAGTCGCCCGCTGCCTCCGGCTGGTAAAGCACTTTCCTAATCCCGATTCGGCGGGTCCGATCAGAAACTCGCCAGTCGATGGCGTCCCCCTCCTGATAACCCAGGATGGCGGCGCCGATGTCGGAACACACTGAATGCTTCCCGGCGCTGCTGTCCGCGTCTTCAGGGTAGACCAAGGCCACTTCGATCTCTTCGTCGTCCAACTGCAGCAAGGCCCTGGAGTTCATCGTGACAACATTCCGCGCCACCTGCTGGGGTTTGACGACAATGGCTCGCTCCAGCTCATGTTCGAGCTCAACTACGGCCGGGCCTTGTTCGAGCACGATCAGGCTTTCGAGCCTGGCCTTGTCGATTTCAGTGATGTAGATCTCCGTGGAGTCGCTAATGGCACCTTCGCGCAAGAGCTGAAGATAACGCCCCGCCGTCATGGAAAATGACTTCAATGTCGGCGTTTCACTCTCAAGCAAAAAGCCACTGCGCAGAAAGGCTTTCAGCGAACGCGCGTTGTCCGGATGGATCCTGGCGATGAGATTCTCGGCCCGCATGTCGAGGAATGCCAACTTCATGCCTTCGCGGATCGTGCGGGAGCCAAGGTTTCGGCCCCATTTGTCACTGTCTCCGATCGCCAGGACTATCTCGCAATTCGAGCCGGTCTTGATGAGACGGACAAAGCCCACCGGGGCGTCATGCCGGTCATGGGCCATGAAGAATCGGCCGCCCCGATTGAATAGATGGGTCAGGATCGGCAACTGAGTCCGGTCGATGGCTTGCTCGATGGAGCGGGAGACATGACGTGAATCGCTCAGATAACAGGTGACCCGCTCATCCTCCAACCAATTCATCAGCGTCAGCGCATGTGCCCGAGTAATTTCAGGGCACAGCGAAATGAAAGGCTTGTTCATCTTCACCACACTCATTTGTAAAGGATGAAAGCCCTTCATGGCTGTGGCCATGACGGTTCTTTCGGCAACCGGTCATGTTAAGACATTTCGGGGTTAATGCCGAGCAACTGACGCAGGCTCCTGTTGGCCAGCCAAGAGCAAGCTTGAGCGCGAGGATTTGCATTCCTGCACCTGGGCTTTCAATTGCATTTGCTGCTGATCACACGCCCGGCAACATAGGCGTTCATTGGCTGAACTGCCGTCGGCGTCGGGTGAGTCGCTGGGAACACGAGGCGGTGCTCGAGGATATGCAGTCCCGCTTGGATCAGGCACCGGAGATGATGCGCATCCGCCGTCAGACGGTGGAGCATCCATTTGGCACACTGAAGGCCTGGATGGGCGCCACCCATTTACTCACCCGAACGCTCGACCGGGTAAGCACGGAAATGAGCCTGCATGTGCTCGCCTACAGCTTCAAACGGGTGCTCAGCCTGCTGGGCAATAGTGCACTGATGGCCGCGATGAGGGCCTGAAACCCTCTTCGCGCCCCGATGAACTCGTCGCGCAGCATCACGGAAGCTGCAGTTTCCCGAATCAGTTGAATGACTCGGGGCGACACGTCAGAAGCCCGCAGGGCCTCTGAGCGCCGCTATAACAATCCAATAACCAGCAATCCATCACACGCTGCGTTTTTACACAGCCTGGGCCAGAAGCGGGCATTTCTTCTATGATGTCACAACGCAATCACACGTAGACAACAGGGATGTCCATGAAGCTATTGCTCAGCTCCACCCTTCTTATCGCCTCGATCACCTGCGCCCATGCGGCTGGCACGCCCAATGTGCTTGGACAGACCTACGACACAGCCAGGCAGACCCTGGCCGCAGCCGGTATTACGCCGCTGACTCAGGAAGAAGTAGCGAAGGTTTCCTCCGAACCCGTCGACGACTCCGTCACCGAACAGCGCCAGCAAGGGCGACCGGAGGTTGAGAGTTGCAGCGGCGCAGGAGTTTTCTACTGCTATTACCTGCTGAAGAACAAGGACGGCGACATCTATGGCGCCAGCGTCTACATCCCCGAAGGCGGCGGTAATGATCGTGTGGAGAAGCTCGAAAAAACCAGCCGCCACCTTGAGCTTCCCGGCGCGAATGGTCGCTACGCGGCCGATGCCACTACCATTGCGCTCAACGCCCTGCAGATGCGCGTAGCGGCGGGCCAATGCGATGAGGCATGCGTCCAGGAAGAAATCGCCAGGCTCGCGCCGAAGAAGCTGCCAGTGATCAAATCGACCAACGATATGTTCACCGGCAAGCCGATACCGGACTACCGCAACCTCAATATCGCCGAACTGATGGAGATCACCCAGCAGCGCCAACTGGGGACCGTGAGCTTCGGCAACCCCGAATACGACTTCAACGCCTCGCCGGTATCCAAAGCCTTGTTCCTGGCCTCGAAGCAATCGACCCGCTACTGCCGCGAGGCGCCCAAGGGGCTGACCTGCACCCTGATCTTCATGGACAACCAGGGCTTCATGATCAAGGTCGAGATGACCGGCACCGACCTTGGCACCATGCGCTCCTCGGCTGTGTGGATCGCGAATGCCGACGACGACATGAAGGATGTCTCCGAACCCGCTCAACGCCAGTACGTTCAGGGGTTCCGCGATGCGCGGCTGGCCAGCGAGGATCCACGCGCCTTCCGCTCGCTCATGAAGACCCGCTACGACAAGACCGTGGACGCCCAGATGATGATCGTCCAGGGCCTGGAGTCCAACGTGAAGGATCAGGGCACCTGCAGCCGCCTGCTCAACCGGGCCTACCTGTATGTGGGCGGCAACAATCCCGAGCCGATGAAAGAACGCGCCATCGATGAAACCATCACCGTGCTGAACAAGTCGCAGTGCTTCATCCAGCCCATGTGATGCTCGCGGGCATCGTCAGTATCGACTGGCGGCGCCCGCAATTCGCTCCGAACCAGGGGCGCAAGCCTCATCATCTGCCTGGAGGAGTGGCTCCTCACGGTATCCATCTTCGTTGCCGGCGCAAGAGTCCGCTGCTGGAAGCGGATGCAAAGTCCGGGACGACCATGTTGATCACCACCGCACTCATGCTCGCTCCTTCACTTCCTGCATGCAGGCGATACCTGGCACCAAGGTGGACGACAGCACACCTCAAACGCTGGACTCGAAGCTCGGCACCGCTTCGAACAGGTCGGCGACCAGGCCGTAGTCGGCAACCTGGAAGATCGGCGCCTCTTCGTCCTTGTTGATCGCAACGATCACTTTCGAATCCTTCATGCCCGCCAGGTGCTGGATGGCACCGGAGATGCCAACGGCCACGTACAGTTGCGGCGCGACGATCTTGCCGGTCTGGCCGACCTGCATGTCGTTCGGCACGAAGCCGGCGTCAACGGCAGCGCGAGAAGCGCCGACGGCAGCGCCCAGCTTGTCGGCCAGGGAGTAGAGGATCTTGAAGTTGTCGCCATTGCCCATGCCGCGGCCGCCGGAAACGACGATCTTGGCAGCGGTCAGCTCCGGACGGTCGGACTTGGCCAGCTCTTCACCAACGAAGGCGGACTTGCCGGCATCGGCCGGGCCGGAAACCGCTTCGACAGCGGCGGAGCCACCTTCGGCGGCAGCGGCGTCGAAGCCGGTGCCACGCACGGTGATGACCTTGACGGCAGCCGAGGACTGCACGGTAGCGATGGCGTTACCGGCATAGATCGGGCGCTTGAAGGTGTCGGCGCTGACGACTTCGATGATCTCGGAGATCTGGTCGACGTCCAGCAGAGCAGCGACGCGCGGCAGGAAGTTCTTGCCGTTGGTTGTGGCGGCGGCCAGCACGTGGCTGTAGCCCTTGCCCCCCTCCTCTTTCACAAGCTCAGCGATCAGCGGAGCAACGTTCTCCGGCAGTTGATGAGCGTAAGCGGCGTTGTCGGCGACCAGCACCTTGGAAACGCCTGCGATCTTGGCAGCGGCTTCGGCCACACTACCAACGTTCTGGCCAGCGACCAGAACAACGATGTCGCCACCAATATTCCGGGCGGCGATCCGTTGCGCAGCAGCGACGGTGTTCAGGGTGGCAGCGCCCAGTGCGCCGTCTGTTTTTCCAGAGGAAGTGTGCTCAGCGATTACCAGGATAGCCATCAGATTACTTTCGCCTCGTTCTTCAGTTTCTCGACCAGTTCAGCAACGGACTTGACCTTGATGCCGGCGCTACGGGCAGCCGGAGCTTCGACTTTCACGGTCTTCACGGTGGAAGCGGTGGAAACGCCAAGGGCGTCCGGGGTCACCACGTCCAGCGGCTTCTTCTTTGCCTTCATGATGTTCGGCAGCGATGCGTAGCGCGGCTCGTTCAGGCGCAGGTCGGTGGTGACGATCGCCGGCAGGTTCAGGGCAACGGTCTGCAGGCCGCCGTCGATTTCACGGGTGACGTTGACCTTGTCGCCAGCCACTTCCACCTTGGAAGCGAAGGTGCCCTGCGCGTAGCCGGTCAGCGCAGCCAGCATCTGGCCGGTCTGGTTGTTGTCGCTGTCGATGGCCTGCTTGCCGAGAATGACCAGTTGCGGTTGCTCTTTATCGACGATGGCTTTCAGGGCCTTGGCGATGGCCAGGGAGTTCAGTTCGTCGTTGCTCTCCCCCTTGATTGCCTCGACGAGGATGGCGCGATCAGCACCCAGCGCCAGCGCGGTACGCAGTTGCTCCTGAGCGGCGTTCGGGCCGACGGAGACCGCAACGATCTCGGTGGCGATGCCTTTCTCTTTCAGGCGAACGGCTTCTTCCACGGCGATTTCGCAGAAGGGGTTCATGGACATCTTGACGTTGGCGAGATCGACGCCGGAGTTATCCGCCTTGACGCGGACCTTGACGTTGTAATCGACCACGCGCTTGACGGCTACGAGGACTTTCATGGGGACTCCTGAAAAAAACCGGGCCTTGCGGGCCCGGAACAAGGGGTGACTCTGTGCGGGTTCGGCCCGTAGGGCGAATAACCGCTTGCGGTTATCCGCCGTCATTCGGGCATCGGCGGATAACGCTGGCGCGCTATGCGCTCA
The Pseudomonas triclosanedens DNA segment above includes these coding regions:
- a CDS encoding sigma-54-dependent Fis family transcriptional regulator gives rise to the protein MITQYRAPEPAPALKDLTERVRFLGTEGKIWLDEQRMLLVQAATMASMRRELIEMLGVERAKGFFLRLGYQSGLKDAELARKLRPNGNPVEMFFIGPQLHSLKGMVKVRPLQLEIDLDSGHFYADIEWQDSFEVENCQLESLHSEQPVCWMLLGYAISYSSFFVGRQVLYKEVSCRGCGDSQCRIVGKPVEQWEDAETFLRYFQSDPIIDELQTLQVQVANLRQRLQQEAGQFYGIGQAAVYRRCCALIDKVAPGKASVLLLGETGVGKEVIARSLHLRSERAGGPFVALNCATIPPDLIEAELFGVEKGAYTGAQQSRMGRFERAHGGTLFLDEIVELTPRAQASLLRVLQESELERVGDTRTRQIDVRVIAATHENLEQAVKQGRFRADLFYRLNVFPVHIPALRERREDIPLLIEHFLQRLHESYGKKTLGLSDRALEACLNHDWPGNIRELENLMERGVIITDENQSIGLDALFPHAAAPTESIGLGSDGRLVAASEQSAPDWIAQIIDSGIRLEAVEEALMQEAMTRCRQNVSEAARLLGMTRPALAYRLKKSSGESAADSS
- the catA gene encoding catechol 1,2-dioxygenase, with product MTVRISHSAEVRSFFEHAAGLTHDQGNPRLKQIVLRILQDSAKLIEDLAISDDEFWTAVDYLNRLGARGEAGLLVAGLGIEHFLDLLSDARDQLTGRTGGTPRTIEGPLYVAGAPLCEGEARLDDGLDPGTPMLLQGKVLDLDGQPIAGAIVDVWHANTRGLYSYFDPSQSEYNLRRRIRTDAQGRYRARSIVPSGYGCPADGPTQQCLDQLGRHGQRPAHIHFFISAPGHRHLTTQINLSGDQYLWDDFAYATRDGLIGEVTFAEDGAHGIAGRIAELNFDFRLQQATSSDDEQRSLRPRALQDH
- a CDS encoding bifunctional GNAT family N-acetyltransferase/nucleoside diphosphate kinase regulator, producing MATAMKGFHPLQMSVVKMNKPFISLCPEITRAHALTLMNWLEDERVTCYLSDSRHVSRSIEQAIDRTQLPILTHLFNRGGRFFMAHDRHDAPVGFVRLIKTGSNCEIVLAIGDSDKWGRNLGSRTIREGMKLAFLDMRAENLIARIHPDNARSLKAFLRSGFLLESETPTLKSFSMTAGRYLQLLREGAISDSTEIYITEIDKARLESLIVLEQGPAVVELEHELERAIVVKPQQVARNVVTMNSRALLQLDDEEIEVALVYPEDADSSAGKHSVCSDIGAAILGYQEGDAIDWRVSDRTRRIGIRKVLYQPEAAGDFHL
- a CDS encoding PASTA domain-containing protein, translated to MKLLLSSTLLIASITCAHAAGTPNVLGQTYDTARQTLAAAGITPLTQEEVAKVSSEPVDDSVTEQRQQGRPEVESCSGAGVFYCYYLLKNKDGDIYGASVYIPEGGGNDRVEKLEKTSRHLELPGANGRYAADATTIALNALQMRVAAGQCDEACVQEEIARLAPKKLPVIKSTNDMFTGKPIPDYRNLNIAELMEITQQRQLGTVSFGNPEYDFNASPVSKALFLASKQSTRYCREAPKGLTCTLIFMDNQGFMIKVEMTGTDLGTMRSSAVWIANADDDMKDVSEPAQRQYVQGFRDARLASEDPRAFRSLMKTRYDKTVDAQMMIVQGLESNVKDQGTCSRLLNRAYLYVGGNNPEPMKERAIDETITVLNKSQCFIQPM
- a CDS encoding electron transfer flavoprotein subunit alpha/FixB family protein, with amino-acid sequence MAILVIAEHTSSGKTDGALGAATLNTVAAAQRIAARNIGGDIVVLVAGQNVGSVAEAAAKIAGVSKVLVADNAAYAHQLPENVAPLIAELVKEEGGKGYSHVLAAATTNGKNFLPRVAALLDVDQISEIIEVVSADTFKRPIYAGNAIATVQSSAAVKVITVRGTGFDAAAAEGGSAAVEAVSGPADAGKSAFVGEELAKSDRPELTAAKIVVSGGRGMGNGDNFKILYSLADKLGAAVGASRAAVDAGFVPNDMQVGQTGKIVAPQLYVAVGISGAIQHLAGMKDSKVIVAINKDEEAPIFQVADYGLVADLFEAVPSFESSV
- a CDS encoding electron transfer flavoprotein subunit beta/FixA family protein, which translates into the protein MKVLVAVKRVVDYNVKVRVKADNSGVDLANVKMSMNPFCEIAVEEAVRLKEKGIATEIVAVSVGPNAAQEQLRTALALGADRAILVEAIKGESNDELNSLAIAKALKAIVDKEQPQLVILGKQAIDSDNNQTGQMLAALTGYAQGTFASKVEVAGDKVNVTREIDGGLQTVALNLPAIVTTDLRLNEPRYASLPNIMKAKKKPLDVVTPDALGVSTASTVKTVKVEAPAARSAGIKVKSVAELVEKLKNEAKVI